Genomic window (Leucoraja erinacea ecotype New England chromosome 22, Leri_hhj_1, whole genome shotgun sequence):
CTGGGACCCGACACACCGGGTGTGGCCGAAGGACAAGAGTTCATTGTGTAAAGTCTGTCTCCTCAGCGCAGCACTGAGTgcagaggtggggaggaagcaaCAGTGGGATAGGAAGGCTGCGAGAAACTGGACTCACACAGCACCAAACACACACCTTATGATGCAGTTCTCTTTATTATTGGCTAAGAAGCTAAATGATTATAGTCACCACAGACAGTGAGAGCGGCTACAAAGAAATCAAAGCACTGGATCCACTGCTGGAAAGGATGAGGGAATGATTCTGGAGTCTTCTAATTGTGGCACGTTCTGTAGGAACAAACAAAACTCCTGCGTACGTTACATGACAGATCATTCCACAATCCCACACCTAGAAGCAAGAAAAGAAGAAAGCATTTACCGGTTTGTCCacaaacaaaatgctgcagattcCAGAAATCTGAACtaatactggaaatattcaatTGGTCAGTTAGCACGTGGAGAGAAAACAGAATGTTCATTAAAGCAGCTGTTGCAGTatctctgttcctctctccacagatgctgcctgacccactgagtatttccagcattcaccCTCCCTGCATCCGACCCCATCAACACATCTGTCTGTTCCTTTCTCCATCCACCTCTCCCTTAAGTACATCTGTGCTCTCTGCCTCGATTACGTGCTCCTGATCCCCACCTGCCCACCACGCACAAGTCAAGAATATTTTCTCTCTTCTCGCTTTGATTTATCGGTGGCTATTTCACATTGTTGACCAGTAAATCTGATTTCACACTTGAGGAAACATCCTAATGACATCCCCCTTTAAATCCTTCACCACTGTATCTTCCTCTAACTCCAGTGTTATCCTTTTGTACATTCCTCCTGCACAGTTACACTCCGTGTCTGTTCCCCTGACTCCTGCATTACATCCCATATATCCTCCTCTCACTGCTGGGCAGTCAGTCCAGTTCTGCAGAGCACAGGACCCATGAGGCTGGTTCACTCCCTCTGTGTAACTGCTGGTCTGTGGAGGTAATCTATTGTTCAATACAGTGTCTGAAATCAACTTCCAACAGAACAATATTTCTGCCATTGTTACACTTACCATTAAAGTTAGTTTCCACACAATCTTCGTTGCCAGAGTTATTAGGTTCTCCACAAGCAAAGTGTGAGTAACTGTACGCAGATCCATCAATCCATTTGAAATGACCTTCCTGTGGGTATAAACAATGGTTGTTGCTGTTGGAATGCTGAGTAAGCTGCCACATAACAGTACAGGGAGGAGCTGTACCTGAGCCGGAGTGAGAGCAGAATACGAGCAGCAGGGACAAGTAAGGCAGTGGATGGGAGTTTAAACTATGGACTGGCAGGGTGGGGAAATCTCATGGAAGTAACAGAATCTTTGGGATGAAAGTGACAGGATCTGAGAGTAAAGGTCAGAGAAGAGGAGCAATGGTAACTCAGAAAATGAGGAAAAGATGGTAATTCCACACAAATACAAAGTAGAATCTCCCAGAGAAAGTCGGTGAACAATGAAGAAAATAACTGTAGACCCCTGCAGACCAATGTACACAGAATGCCAAACCCAACAGGAGATGGAGACAGTGAGTTGTAGCACAGAGTCTGTTGTGTGTGTGGAGGAATGGAACACTGCGCATTTCAcccactccctcacccctccaccccaccgGCACCAACACTGCTCCTCCATTCAGTGGGTCTTTGCAGAATACCCCAAACTATTACTGACCTCCAGCAGGTTATTAAAATTCAATGATTCATTTCTTCCTTCAGAGAGTTTCCGGGGAAAGATTAACCGGAAGGATTAACCAGAACCAGGGAGTGTGGAGAAAGGGTTTGTGAATAAATGCAGTGGTACAGGAATTCACATAATTTATTCAAAGCTGTGGAGACCAGTTCTCGAGTTGAAAAGCAGAGGTTGAGTGGGACTGATATAGAACCTTGGTAAGAATGCACTTGGATACTGagcacagttctggtctccatgaCATGTGAAAGGCACAAAGACACCAGTCAAGGTGAAAACATATTTCAGGGAAGGCTGCAGAACTGAGAGATGGTACTTCCCAACAAAGGTTGGACCAACCAGAGCCATTTCATCCACCAGTGACTGCGGgtgatctccctctccctctttctctctgaaTGTGTTTACCTGCTGTAACCATGGAGCCATAACTACAATTAACACGGATGTTAATGGCAGATGCCTGTGTGTGGGGTGGCCGAGGGGGTCACTGGGACCCACCTTCAAACTATGGCGATGGAATAGGGTCGACGTGGagaaatgtttccactggtggtgcAGTGGAAAAGCAGGGAGAATAAATATAAAGGAGTCACTGATCAACCCAGCAGCCTCGTCCATAGAAACCCTTTTCCCCAGAGTGTTGATGATGTGACTGACTGTGGTGAGGGGGCATTGAGACCGATCAGAATCTCACGTTTAGGTGGAAGACAGTGAAGCTGACGAGGGGAAAGGAAATTCCCAGTGACGGTGTGAGATGAAGGAGGGTGAGTGAAGGCTCATGTGGAGCAGAAACAAACACATGAACATGTGGGATTTCATTTGTTCACAGGACGTGGTGACAGTGACCGGACCTGAATTTATTGTCAGACGGCAGGTAAGAGTCAACAACACATTGATGGAGCTCTGGAGTCGTGGTGAGGCCAGACTGGGGAAGGAGGGCAGATTTCTTACCCTGAAGAACAACAGTGAACCAGAGGAGTGTTTACAGCAGTCCAGTAGTTTCAGTCCCCATTACTGATGGTAACTTGTTTCTCCAGAGTGATTGCAGTTTATTTACTTGGATCCAAACTACGTACCTATGAACAACGATGTGACCCCAGAGATCCATCAATGTGTTGACTGTAACCTACTCTCTGATATAGTCAGACGATAATCAGGGGAGAACAACAAATGCAGGTCTGCCCAGTGTCGCGAGGGCCTGCAAGATAACGTGTCACCAATAAACTTACACAGCATCTGTCGTTGAGACCAATCCAAGCGCTTTGTATTCCTCCACACCCAGGCCTGATCAAGTGGGAAATTACTGAGTTTTGATGGCACGACATGATAGAAGCCAGATGTACATGACGTCCACGAGATCCCATCGATCTGCAGTGATGCTGGAAACAAACAAAGTATTTTATCTCTTGTTTCAACCACCGTGTTTCATCCCCTTGTTCGTCATTCAGTAAATCATCCAAAGTGAAGTGGACATTCAGCAACTTTGTTCCCTTCAAATAGAGGTCTAGTTCTTTAAACACTTTGGTGTCAACCCCAGCTCCGTGTTAACTCCTGGATGTGGAGTTTCCCCTCAAATCCCCAATATTTCACCCACTGGTCTGAGCGATAGAAACTGGTGCCCACGGCTGCAGTGAAGCACACCCTGCAACACAGGGACTCATCGCAGGCAATTCAACGAGAGGCTGTGCTGTGAGTTCATGGGATTAAACCAGCATGGCCAATGTTCCCCAGGCATTCCAGCGCATACTGAtgcagtgatagagctgctgccttactgtgccagagacacgggatcATGGGCATTCTccttaaggagtttgtatgttctccctgtaaacaAGTttgtttttccaggtgctccggttgtagtcagagagtgatgcagtgtggaaacaggcccttcggcccaactcgcccacactggccaacaatgtcccagctacactagtcccacttgccggtgcatggtccatatccctccaaaacctgtcctatccatgtacctgtctaactttttttaaacaatgggaccgtcccagcctcaactacctcctctgacagcttgttccatacgtgcaccaccttttgtgtgaaaaagttacccctcagattcctattaaatcttttccccttcaccttgaacctcttctggttcttgattcccctatctgggaaaaagactgtgtatctacttggtctaatcctctcatgattttgtatgcccgataagatctctcctcatcctcatgcgctccatggaatagagatctaGCCTACACAActtccccctatagctcacaccctgtggtcttggcaacatcctcgtaaatcttttctgaaccatttcaagcttgacaatatctttccgataacatggtgcccagaactgaaccaaatattctaaatgtggtctcaccaaagtcttttacaactgcaacatgacctcccaacttctatactcaatattctgactgatggccTAAGTGCCAACTTATCTACCTTATcttcctgcgactcgaccttcaaggaacctgtactagatccctctactctacaacacttcccagaggcccacatttactgtgtaggttctgcccttatccaacatcccaaaatgcaacacctcacacttctttgtattaaattccatcaaccattcctccgcccacctggccaattgatccagattctgctgcaattgTTCGCAATCAtctttatctgcaaaaccactaacttttgtttcatcagcaaacttgcaaatcttaccctgtatgttctcatccaaatcattgatgtaaatgacaaacagtaacgggcccagcatcgaaccccgaggcacaccactagtcacaggcatccagtctgagaagcaaccttccaccattaccctctgctaccttccatggagccaatttgctaaccATTCTGCTATAGTATCCCTCCTTGGAccacatgcgatctaaccttccagagcagcctaacatgtggaaccttgttgaacgccttactgaagtccatgtacacaccatctacagctctgccccaatcaacctttttggtcacatcttcaaaataaTCGATCAGAGTTGTAAGACACGTCCTTCCActtacaaaatcatgctgactatccctaattatgctttgcccatccaaatgcctgtatatcctatcccttagAATACTCTCAAGTAACTTATCAACTACAgatgtctgaaacatagaaaataggtgcaggagtaggccattcagcccttcgagcctgcaccgccattcaatatgatcatggctgatcatcaaactcagtatcctgtacctgccttctctccataccccctgatccctttatccataagggccacatccaactcccacttaaatatatccaatgaactggcctcaactaccttctgtggcagggaatttcagagattcaccactctctgtgtcaaaaatgtttttcttatctcggtcctaaatgatttccccctatccttaaactgtgaccccttgttctggacttccccaacatcgagaacaatcttcctgcatctagcctgtccaaccccttaagaattttgtaagtttctataagatcccccctccatcttctaaattctagcgagttcaagccgagtctatccagtcctgaagaagggtctcgacacgaaacgtcgcctatttcctttgctccatagatgcagcctcgcccagcatttttgtctaaccccAAATATTAAgcacactggtctatagttcccagcatttttcctgaAGCCGTTCTTgtaaagaggtacaacatttgccaccctccagtcttctggcacctctcctacATTTAAGGAGGACTCTGAAATTTCAactagggctcctgcaatttcctctctagattCCCACAATGTACTCTGATATATCAGATcatgccctggagatttgtctaccttcaaacaagacagtaccttcagtaccccTTCAACAGTAAACCCGACTGCTCTCAAGCCAATTctagtgactgctccaatttcctccgtcctactgtctttctcttctgtaaatacagaagagaaatactcatttaggac
Coding sequences:
- the LOC129707944 gene encoding alpha-N-acetylgalactosamine-specific lectin-like → MYIRMQQNWKPHRHRELGERRFEEGNMMLVWVLVLAALLASDVTGANNSTEPEETLQNLGCHGPCLPFWHFDPCTKTCYRFFNQKLPWACAEHHCRSMGSRGRHVHLASIMSCHQNSVISHLIRPGCGGIQSAWIGLNDRCCEGHFKWIDGSAYSYSHFACGEPNNSGNEDCVETNFNGVGLWNDLSCNVRRSFVCSYRTCHN